One segment of Desulfonatronum thiosulfatophilum DNA contains the following:
- a CDS encoding glycosyltransferase family 2 protein, producing the protein MLEEEMQKAFLSIVIPTYNRRDLLKRLFESIVEQDYFVEVVVVDDGSTDGTRELCNNYFGDKIKLVYMWQENSGRAHALKKGILMATGQYTILMDSDDFFTHGALHIIASSIQKMESLKDTGKPLTCLVFGVEITSGQKHFANIPPASMTNFTALRADHGVKLDLKEVVRTDVIQANIFSADKTCRRVPTGLLWSKIAENNQCLAIPHPVAVKEYLPGGMSDRILALKVQNPVPLVELYALLSESKAYTSRSYRWRSRLLWARYAHHANMMIFLKWWHALVWLPGLVLYCNDVLKLVISSHKIK; encoded by the coding sequence ATGCTTGAGGAAGAGATGCAAAAAGCTTTCTTGTCAATTGTTATACCTACCTATAACCGGCGTGATTTGCTGAAGAGACTTTTTGAGAGCATTGTTGAGCAGGACTACTTTGTCGAGGTTGTTGTCGTGGATGACGGATCAACTGACGGGACGCGGGAACTGTGCAATAATTACTTTGGGGATAAAATTAAACTCGTATACATGTGGCAGGAGAATTCGGGGAGAGCGCATGCCCTGAAAAAAGGCATTTTGATGGCGACCGGACAGTATACAATCTTGATGGACTCTGATGATTTTTTTACCCATGGCGCCCTGCACATCATTGCCTCGTCAATTCAAAAAATGGAATCCTTGAAGGATACGGGAAAGCCTCTGACTTGCCTTGTCTTTGGGGTTGAAATCACCTCCGGACAAAAACACTTCGCGAATATTCCTCCCGCTTCAATGACCAACTTCACGGCATTGCGGGCAGACCACGGGGTAAAGTTGGACTTGAAGGAAGTTGTCAGAACGGATGTGATACAAGCAAACATCTTTAGCGCCGACAAGACATGCCGCAGGGTGCCAACGGGCCTACTTTGGTCAAAGATCGCTGAAAACAACCAATGCCTTGCAATTCCACATCCTGTTGCCGTTAAGGAATATTTGCCCGGCGGCATGTCTGACCGGATTCTTGCCCTGAAGGTTCAGAATCCCGTGCCGTTGGTCGAACTGTATGCTTTATTGTCCGAAAGCAAGGCGTATACGTCCAGGAGCTATCGATGGCGCTCTCGCCTTCTTTGGGCAAGGTACGCGCACCATGCAAATATGATGATTTTTTTAAAATGGTGGCATGCTCTAGTCTGGCTCCCTGGATTAGTGCTGTATTGTAACGACGTCTTGAAGCTGGTGATTAGTAGCCATAAAATTAAGTAG
- a CDS encoding class I SAM-dependent methyltransferase translates to MKYTTDNAYTDRETKPAYVYDKYNPLLLGSVLDVGADGKYLKPYVEQGGGAYCGIGFGERVDMEIDLDAGPLPFEDTSFDTVLCLDVLEHLEKIHFMFHELCRVARKNVIISLPNPYGGFLSMLRRGDYAPDKHLKFYGLPVEPPSDRHRWFFSTKEAKAFLRHNASNAGYRIVQLDSEGILHSNYKRRLKIIAGNIILKLLFRKDVTELEMHHGTLWCCLEKCDD, encoded by the coding sequence ATGAAGTACACTACTGATAACGCATATACTGACCGCGAGACAAAACCGGCCTATGTTTATGACAAGTACAACCCCCTTCTTTTGGGCAGCGTGCTGGATGTTGGGGCGGATGGGAAATATCTGAAACCTTATGTGGAACAAGGGGGGGGGGCGTACTGCGGGATTGGTTTTGGTGAGAGAGTTGATATGGAAATAGACCTGGACGCAGGTCCACTGCCCTTTGAAGATACCAGCTTTGACACGGTGCTTTGCCTGGATGTTCTGGAACATTTGGAAAAAATTCACTTCATGTTCCATGAATTGTGCAGGGTCGCCCGAAAAAATGTCATCATCTCTCTCCCCAATCCCTACGGCGGTTTTTTGTCAATGTTGCGTCGTGGGGACTATGCGCCGGACAAACATCTAAAATTCTACGGACTCCCCGTAGAGCCTCCTTCTGATCGGCACCGCTGGTTCTTCAGCACAAAAGAAGCCAAGGCATTTTTACGACATAATGCATCAAATGCTGGCTACAGGATCGTTCAGTTGGATAGCGAAGGAATACTACATTCAAATTACAAGCGACGTCTCAAAATTATTGCAGGAAATATTATTCTGAAACTTTTATTCCGGAAAGATGTTACAGAACTGGAAATGCATCACGGAACGTTGTGGTGCTGTTTGGAAAAGTGTGATGACTGA
- a CDS encoding glycosyltransferase, translated as MNILVASAFPADSLFANAVNTIKMADGFAKLGHDVTVVCRKAKCGHLTDKQLQERFHLSTRVTFIQSPGRWYMLPLNIHNAFARQVLHHARDIRPDFAFSRNYIAPVRLAAIGVPTVAESHAHVGNTSRPLLRMIQGLGELHQFKALVTIAPVLRDNFATLGAPKHKVHVLPDAVDLDLFTRPTDYSKPERNRPLVVYAGHLYDYKGIPSILDAAALSPEFDYRLVGGHDQDIARVADQVRARSLHNVSLAGRFPHSEVPEQLWASDVLLLPPSAHHPSAQWTSPVKLGEYLASGTPVVATRIQALEYWLRNGEVHFVPPEDPQGLVEGIRAVLRERDYAEHMRIKAYALAQRISYKERCRRILKVAEVPEIENMDI; from the coding sequence ATGAATATTCTTGTTGCCTCTGCCTTTCCCGCAGACTCTCTGTTCGCCAATGCCGTCAACACCATCAAGATGGCTGATGGGTTTGCAAAGCTTGGGCATGACGTGACAGTGGTGTGCCGGAAAGCCAAATGCGGACATTTGACCGACAAACAGCTTCAGGAACGATTTCATCTGTCAACCCGTGTAACGTTTATCCAATCTCCTGGCAGATGGTACATGCTGCCGCTGAACATCCACAACGCTTTTGCCCGACAGGTTTTGCACCATGCAAGAGATATCCGGCCGGATTTCGCCTTTTCCAGGAATTACATTGCCCCGGTCCGGCTCGCCGCAATAGGTGTGCCTACTGTTGCCGAGTCGCACGCTCATGTGGGCAATACATCGCGGCCGTTGCTGCGCATGATCCAGGGGCTGGGCGAGCTGCATCAGTTCAAGGCCCTGGTGACCATTGCCCCGGTCCTGCGGGACAATTTTGCGACTTTGGGGGCCCCAAAACACAAAGTTCACGTTCTGCCCGACGCCGTGGACCTTGATCTTTTCACCCGGCCCACAGACTACAGCAAGCCAGAACGAAACCGGCCCCTTGTTGTTTACGCTGGCCATCTGTACGACTATAAAGGCATTCCCTCGATTCTGGACGCTGCAGCGCTATCACCGGAATTCGATTATCGCCTGGTGGGCGGGCATGATCAGGACATTGCCCGGGTGGCTGACCAGGTCCGGGCTAGGTCGCTGCACAACGTGTCCCTGGCCGGCCGCTTTCCGCACAGCGAGGTTCCGGAGCAGCTTTGGGCATCGGACGTCCTCCTGCTGCCCCCCTCGGCCCATCACCCCAGCGCCCAGTGGACCAGCCCGGTCAAGCTGGGTGAATACTTAGCCTCAGGCACGCCCGTGGTGGCCACCCGCATCCAAGCCCTAGAATACTGGCTCAGAAATGGAGAAGTGCATTTTGTCCCGCCCGAAGACCCGCAAGGGCTGGTGGAGGGGATACGGGCCGTGTTGAGAGAGCGGGACTATGCCGAGCATATGCGAATAAAAGCGTATGCCTTGGCTCAAAGGATTTCCTATAAGGAGAGGTGCAGGAGGATTCTGAAGGTTGCAGAAGTGCCTGAAATAGAGAACATGGATATTTAG
- the asnB gene encoding asparagine synthase (glutamine-hydrolyzing), protein MCGILGSINYLPDKKSIQEVDKLLHHRGPDAGGEWVDRSIPVWLFHRRLSIQDLSERGAQPMVHPDRPKIVITYNGEIYNARALREQLEDKGCVFRGTSDTEVLLHAYAVWDVDLLSRIEGMYAFAIWDGYRQKCFLARDPVGQKPLYYTVWDENLAFGSTPQALRIIDPRPATISYEALCSVLTLGYVPAPLAVWEGMQALCPGHYMVWTPGESCTPRQFWSPPDRVDGTPDTPEGFASFFTDICKEHLIADVPVGLLLSGGLDSTCMASLLSRAGIADLKTFTLHFVDEPRSEAPLAQETARYLGLDNITVDLIPEDVDNLRNQVAISAAQPQGYSALLTWHHLSREVVRHFKTVLSADGGDELFGGYVWYDERLFTLIRLKKAVRSLISKESAGMFATFAGKSSLHAHAMKVFPRFLPEEAALMFAPLGRGFDDEAMLAPLRKHWIKDLPSQNALQRVDLMTFCSGSICAKTDNMSMAHSLEVRAPFLDRRMIDRALSQPTPLYRPGHGKQLIRRSIAGKVPDRVLNHPKQGFSMKTLHWYDFDKLEVEIRNSLMFRHGLLAEDFQKLLAPGIPYRTARAWTLSALSKWYEHNAKYGN, encoded by the coding sequence ATGTGTGGCATCCTCGGAAGCATAAATTATTTACCAGATAAAAAGTCTATCCAGGAAGTTGATAAACTTTTACATCACCGCGGTCCTGATGCTGGGGGCGAATGGGTTGACCGTTCGATCCCGGTCTGGTTGTTTCATCGTCGGCTGTCCATTCAGGATTTGTCTGAACGCGGTGCACAGCCCATGGTGCATCCGGATCGGCCAAAAATTGTCATCACCTACAATGGCGAAATCTATAATGCACGGGCATTGAGGGAACAACTCGAGGACAAAGGATGCGTGTTTCGTGGAACCAGCGACACCGAGGTGTTGTTGCATGCCTATGCAGTCTGGGATGTTGACCTGCTGTCCCGCATTGAAGGGATGTACGCCTTTGCGATCTGGGATGGGTACAGGCAGAAATGTTTTCTGGCCAGGGATCCTGTTGGCCAGAAACCCCTTTACTATACCGTGTGGGACGAAAATCTTGCATTTGGCTCCACTCCCCAGGCACTGAGGATTATTGATCCCCGTCCCGCTACCATTTCGTACGAAGCTCTGTGCTCTGTTCTGACACTGGGTTATGTGCCTGCGCCTTTGGCTGTATGGGAGGGAATGCAGGCTTTGTGCCCTGGACATTACATGGTCTGGACACCGGGAGAGTCCTGCACCCCGAGGCAATTTTGGAGCCCTCCGGACCGTGTTGACGGAACGCCTGATACCCCCGAGGGATTTGCCTCTTTTTTTACTGATATTTGTAAGGAACATTTGATTGCAGATGTCCCTGTGGGGCTGCTGCTCTCTGGCGGGCTGGATTCCACTTGCATGGCCAGCCTGCTTTCACGGGCTGGAATTGCGGATTTGAAAACCTTTACCCTTCACTTTGTGGATGAGCCTCGCAGCGAGGCGCCACTGGCCCAGGAGACGGCCAGATATTTGGGGCTGGACAATATAACTGTTGATCTGATCCCCGAAGATGTTGACAATCTACGGAACCAGGTTGCCATATCCGCTGCCCAGCCGCAGGGTTATTCCGCACTTTTGACCTGGCATCATCTGTCCAGAGAAGTGGTGCGTCATTTTAAGACCGTACTTAGCGCGGACGGCGGAGATGAGTTGTTCGGCGGGTATGTATGGTATGATGAGCGCCTGTTTACTTTGATCCGACTGAAAAAAGCAGTGCGCAGTCTAATTTCGAAAGAATCAGCCGGGATGTTTGCCACATTTGCTGGAAAATCCTCCCTGCATGCGCACGCCATGAAGGTTTTTCCCCGTTTTTTGCCGGAAGAAGCAGCCCTGATGTTCGCTCCTTTGGGCAGAGGCTTTGATGATGAAGCCATGCTCGCCCCTTTACGGAAACACTGGATCAAGGATCTGCCATCCCAAAACGCATTACAGCGCGTTGACCTGATGACCTTTTGCAGCGGTTCCATCTGTGCCAAGACGGACAATATGAGCATGGCCCATTCTCTGGAAGTCCGAGCACCCTTTCTGGACCGCAGAATGATTGACCGTGCACTGAGTCAGCCAACGCCGCTGTATCGGCCTGGACACGGTAAACAACTCATCCGGAGATCCATAGCCGGGAAGGTACCAGACCGGGTTTTAAACCACCCCAAGCAGGGCTTTTCAATGAAGACCCTGCATTGGTACGATTTTGACAAGCTCGAGGTGGAAATTCGCAATAGCTTGATGTTTCGTCACGGTCTACTCGCAGAGGATTTTCAAAAACTTTTGGCTCCTGGCATACCCTATCGCACCGCCCGGGCCTGGACTCTCTCGGCACTATCCAAATGGTATGAGCATAATGCCAAATATGGAAATTGA
- a CDS encoding class I SAM-dependent methyltransferase yields the protein MTEATSLHSLNADHGPTNFQRITCFLVKWMNNRFSRKQCDLDLDLRHFVLPRWQLEGLWPTISMKAPPARRLSDMFWMSLPWTRVADALGGDVHILEFGCGSGRYGRMLQNLLGDSFQRYVGVDVKRHRDWDQ from the coding sequence ATGACTGAAGCAACATCATTACACTCCCTTAATGCCGACCATGGCCCTACCAATTTTCAACGGATCACATGTTTTTTGGTGAAATGGATGAACAACCGTTTTTCTCGCAAACAATGCGATCTGGATTTGGATCTGCGTCATTTTGTATTACCCCGATGGCAATTGGAAGGGCTTTGGCCGACAATCAGTATGAAGGCTCCACCGGCAAGAAGGTTAAGCGATATGTTCTGGATGTCATTGCCGTGGACCAGGGTGGCTGATGCGCTGGGCGGGGATGTACATATTCTTGAGTTTGGCTGCGGGAGCGGAAGGTATGGGAGAATGTTGCAGAACCTCCTTGGTGATTCGTTTCAGCGCTATGTCGGAGTGGATGTGAAAAGGCATCGTGACTGGGACCAGTGA
- a CDS encoding IS1380 family transposase, with product MSRNNHNKAHIVKKVEATNETLTSRAGINLFTRYLHAIQIIPLIELLFGRVRKNSKGASIVELFTQILCWHFDGTCRHLSSFDTLAKDPGYAASIEMDHKHMVSSHAIKRFFNSIPLRFSSMFRMLLMRLFVWRLNISKPELIILNIDAMVMDNNDAPKREGVEPTYKKVCGFAPLQMTWGRFIIDAIFRSGKKHSNHGNDTAKMIHRAVKLIRSKYCQDVPIIVRMDSGYCDQKLFAEMERLQIGYICGGRFLPDVKSYISSLPQKAFDRHYGKTEEDIWEYCEFGDHRSTWKRFRRAIFWRPLLEEKRFLLPGARPGTMIYTNLGMGQAIDEQLKKSGYEYLTKSEEIISSYHQRGTDELVHRCLKDFGFEQLPFKNFAPNAAMYYTMLLGFFLFETFKEDVSNPVVSISATPTTLRRKLVDIAGKIVRTAKQVKLKVSVAVMEALNFKELWERCAKAPLLLWT from the coding sequence ATGTCCAGAAACAATCACAACAAGGCTCATATCGTGAAAAAAGTTGAGGCCACCAACGAGACCTTGACCAGCCGGGCCGGCATCAATTTGTTCACGAGGTATCTGCATGCAATCCAGATCATCCCCTTGATTGAACTACTCTTCGGGAGAGTCCGCAAAAATTCAAAAGGGGCGTCCATCGTCGAGTTGTTCACTCAAATTTTGTGCTGGCACTTTGATGGTACCTGCCGTCATTTGTCATCCTTTGACACGCTGGCCAAAGACCCAGGATATGCGGCCAGCATTGAAATGGACCATAAACATATGGTTTCTTCGCATGCCATCAAAAGGTTTTTCAACTCGATCCCGTTACGTTTTTCGTCCATGTTTCGGATGCTGCTGATGCGCCTTTTTGTTTGGAGGCTGAACATCAGCAAGCCGGAACTGATCATCCTCAATATCGACGCCATGGTCATGGACAATAATGATGCTCCCAAGCGCGAAGGCGTCGAGCCGACTTATAAGAAAGTATGTGGTTTCGCACCATTGCAGATGACCTGGGGCAGGTTCATCATCGACGCTATATTTCGCAGTGGGAAGAAACACTCCAACCACGGCAACGATACCGCCAAAATGATCCACCGCGCGGTCAAGCTGATCCGGAGCAAATATTGCCAGGACGTGCCGATCATTGTTCGAATGGACTCCGGATATTGCGACCAGAAACTGTTCGCCGAAATGGAACGTCTCCAGATCGGATATATCTGCGGCGGCCGGTTTTTGCCTGATGTGAAAAGCTACATTAGTTCATTGCCCCAGAAAGCCTTTGATCGCCACTACGGCAAGACCGAGGAGGACATCTGGGAATACTGCGAATTCGGCGACCATCGCTCAACGTGGAAGCGTTTCCGCCGGGCCATCTTTTGGCGTCCACTACTGGAAGAGAAACGCTTTCTTCTCCCAGGAGCACGACCAGGAACCATGATCTACACCAATCTGGGCATGGGCCAAGCCATTGACGAACAACTCAAAAAATCCGGATATGAATACTTGACCAAGTCAGAAGAGATCATCAGCTCATATCACCAACGCGGAACGGACGAACTGGTCCATCGCTGCCTGAAGGATTTCGGTTTTGAACAGCTCCCCTTCAAGAACTTTGCTCCCAACGCGGCCATGTACTACACAATGCTTCTGGGGTTCTTTCTTTTCGAAACGTTCAAAGAGGACGTCAGTAATCCGGTGGTGTCCATATCCGCTACTCCGACCACCCTGCGCCGCAAGCTGGTGGATATAGCCGGGAAGATTGTCAGGACCGCGAAACAGGTCAAGCTTAAGGTGAGCGTTGCCGTCATGGAGGCTTTGAATTTCAAAGAACTCTGGGAGCGTTGCGCTAAGGCACCGCTTTTACTCTGGACTTAA
- a CDS encoding class I SAM-dependent methyltransferase, translated as MGFAVDRQWLDSLALHTQVVIKKSRLNWQHGRLLYATLRQFLHTRAHEERGHSPATILETGMARGFSAVCMARAMIDAGCPGTVLTLDILPHNTPLYWNCIDDLNGKKTRSELLSPWSEELERIIFTQGWTKQQLLRTGLSRIHFAYLDAQHTLDDVLAEYVYVRDRQGPGDMIVFDDVTPGLFDGVVQAAGEIENQGLYRIARLKVSGQRGYAVAVRAS; from the coding sequence ATGGGCTTTGCCGTTGACCGTCAATGGCTGGACAGCCTGGCCCTGCATACCCAGGTGGTGATCAAAAAGTCCCGGCTCAACTGGCAGCATGGACGGCTACTCTACGCCACCCTGCGCCAATTCCTCCACACCAGGGCGCACGAAGAACGTGGCCATTCACCGGCGACCATTCTGGAAACGGGGATGGCACGCGGATTTTCCGCCGTTTGCATGGCCCGGGCCATGATTGACGCCGGATGTCCTGGCACGGTACTCACTTTGGATATCTTGCCCCACAACACGCCCTTGTACTGGAACTGCATCGACGATCTTAACGGCAAGAAGACCCGATCCGAATTGTTGTCGCCCTGGTCGGAGGAACTGGAGCGGATCATCTTCACCCAGGGCTGGACCAAGCAGCAGTTGCTCCGTACTGGCCTGTCCCGGATCCACTTCGCCTACCTCGACGCCCAACACACCCTGGACGACGTGCTGGCGGAATATGTTTATGTTCGTGACCGGCAGGGACCAGGCGACATGATCGTCTTTGACGACGTGACACCGGGATTATTTGACGGTGTGGTCCAGGCTGCTGGGGAAATCGAAAACCAGGGTCTGTATCGAATCGCGCGACTCAAAGTCTCTGGCCAGCGCGGCTATGCGGTTGCCGTGCGTGCAAGTTGA